In Ascochyta rabiei chromosome 2, complete sequence, one genomic interval encodes:
- a CDS encoding Phosphatidylinositol diacylglycerol-lyase — translation MLTVRNLTSQPISISRVERFEDPNAGQSRAGDVGYFFGGRTTASVSPSAPELEGHAQSFHHKDLDVRLGPFESYTVSVPGSEREEGGASRSRCTLRLTIESAGAGRHRVDTNPGHTQKSTHKFTSLSPNPAQSYTALFHPSTPTPHLTIRESSSVDYRKWMATLPDALPLSAISIPGTHNSHAYYKALPSVKCQCVDVKTQLENGIRFLDIRAQPVHASDAGKKHMYLVHGAFPISLTGPKYLGPILETCYAFLAAHPSESVLVSLKREGVGSARDEHFGRILQDHYIGPNASKWHTEATMPYLGRVRGKMVLVRRYHTSPSHTSMYASGSGLDATAWPYNCSSSTFGSPSCSFCLQDLCEVLVPSAMAQKVQYANEHLARAAEARHPIPGITTDRTNPVPPGPLFLNFLSASNFWKRGCWPESIARVVNRQVEEWLCAGHHLQQPATTPGHAERSEGEGGAVGAVRRVKGGDGGTGVVMMDVVGEGGDWELVRLIIGLNMGVLMRAGVM, via the coding sequence ATGCTCACGGTACGGAATCTGACGTCCCAGCCCATCTCCATCAGCCGGGTGGAGCGCTTCGAGGATCCGAACGCGGGGCAGAGTAGAGCGGGGGATGTTGGGTATTTCTTCGGCGGCAGAACGACTGCTTCTGTATCGCCATCCGCGCCGGAGCTGGAGGGACATGCTCAGTCGTTTCATCACAAGGATCTGGATGTCAGGCTGGGGCCGTTTGAATCGTACACGGTCAGCGTGCCGGGGAGTGAAAGAGAGGAAGGTGGAGCGTCTCGCTCGAGATGCACGCTGCGGCTCACGATTGAATCGGCGGGTGCTGGACGTCACCGCGTCGACACGAACCCGGGACACACGCAGAAGTCGACGCACAAGTTCACGTCGCTGTCGCCGAACCCTGCTCAGAGCTACACTGCTCTCTTCCACCCGTCGACACCTACCCCCCACCTGACCATCCGTGAGAGCAGCTCCGTCGACTACCGCAAATGGATGGCCACGCTCCCAGACGCTCTCCCCCTCTCGGCCATCAGCATACCAGGCACGCACAACTCTCACGCGTACTACAAGGCGCTCCCCTCGGTCAAGTGCCAGTGCGTGGACGTGAAGACGCAGCTGGAGAATGGCATCCGCTTCCTGGACATACGCGCGCAACCCGTGCACGCGTCTGACGCGGGGAAAAAGCACATGTACCTCGTGCACGGGGCGTTTCCCATCAGCCTGACAGGGCCCAAGTACCTGGGTCCGATTCTGGAGACGTGCTACGCGTTCCTGGCCGCGCACCCCAGCGAGAGCGTCCTGGTGTCGTTGAAGCGCGAGGGCGTGGGGTCAGCGAGGGACGAGCACTTTGGGCGCATTCTACAGGACCACTACATCGGCCCCAACGCATCCAAGTGGCACACGGAGGCCACGATGCCGTACCTGGGCAGGGTGCGCGGCAAGATGGTGCTCGTGCGGCGATACCACACGTCGCCCTCCCACACATCCATGTACGCGTCCGGCTCGGGCTTAGACGCCACGGCCTGGCCGTACAACTGCAGCTCGTCGACGTTCGGCTCGCCGTCGTGCAGCTTCTGCCTGCAGGACCTGTGCGAGGTGCTCGTCCCGTCGGCGATGGCGCAGAAGGTGCAGTACGCAAACGAGCATCTCGCGCGCGCGGCCGAAGCCAGGCACCCGATCCCGGGCATCACCACGGACAGGACGAATCCCGTGCCGCCGGGCCCGCTGTTCCTGAACTTTCTGTCTGCCAGCAACTTCTGGAAGCGCGGGTGTTGGCCGGAGAGCATTGCGAGGGTGGTGAATAGGCAGGTGGAGGAGTGGCTGTGTGCGGGGCATCATCTGCAGCAGCCGGCCACGACGCCGGGGCATGCTGAGAGGAGCGAGGGGGAGGGGGGTGCTGTGGGTGCTGTTAGGAGGGTCAAGGGTGGTGATGGGGGAACGGGGGTGGTGATGATGGATGTGGTGGGCGAGGGCGGGGATTGGGAGCTTGTGCGGCTGATTATTGGGTTGAACATGGGGGTGTTGATGCGGGCGGGGGTGATGTAG
- a CDS encoding tRNA (guanine(10)-N(2))-methyltransferase, which produces MPHYLVRLAQIHESFRKAELGALAELAGVELEIVEYDDDSPYCIVRLPSDAAAKQVVSRGMLIQGVYELWGQGATYDALHASVKESSATKWPNYETSTFSFRVERYRGVQAPQEQVRAIIESFQYLGFRGKVQIKHPAASFRVFEAYDLDAKSPKYLYLGRWIADSGRDAKSTYDLKKRHYISTTSMDAELALLTANIALAAPGKLFYDPFMGTGGFPLACAHYGAVVTGSDIDGRSIRGLGGSARRGQTGKKNVAMNFAHYRLSGAYLGGFVSDLTNTPLRLGSTTTPYLDGIVCDPPYGIREGLKVLGSRETLLEHEKQSHADQYKIEGYIPPKRPYSFTALLDDILAFAACTLVPDARLSLWMPTANDEDVELLIPAHPCLELHSVCVQAFNKWSRRLLTYRRRQASEIPAHEQVAAAREYEKGTRASDLNAFRRKYFQGFREFEDMKKEFVRMKAGGGGGTKTEAKTEVKTEAKTEAKTSTEVEAKVEIDADVEVEPKPKPKP; this is translated from the exons ATGCCGCACTATCTCGTGCGCTTGGCGCAGATCCACGAGAGCTTTCGCAAGGCGGAGTTGGGTGCGCTGGCGGAGCTGGCTGGGGTGGAGCTGGAGATTGTCGAGTACGATGATGAT TCGCCCTACTGCATCGTGCGCCTCCCCTCCGACGCAGCCGCGAAACAGGTCGTCTCGCGCGGCATGCTCATCCAGGGCGTGTACGAGCTCTGGGGCCAAGGAGCAACCTACGACGCGCTGCACGCCTCGGTGAAAGAATCGTCCGCGACCAAATGGCCCAACTACGAAACCTCGACCTTCAGCTTCCGCGTCGAGCGCTACCGCGGCGTCCAGGCCCCGCAGGAACAGGTTCGCGCCATCATCGAGTCGTTCCAGTACCTGGGCTTCCGCGGCAAGGTCCAGATCAAGCACCCGGCGGCCAGCTTCCGCGTCTTCGAGGCGTACGACCTCGACGCCAAGAGCCCCAAGTATCTGTATCTGGGGCGCTGGATCGCGGATTCCGGGCGCGACGCAAAGAGTACGTATGACCTGAAGAAACGACACTACATCAGCACCACGTCCATGGACGCCGAACTGGCGCTTCTCACGGCTAACATTGCGTTGGCGGCACCCGGGAAGCTCTTCTACGATCCATTCATGGGCACCGGCGGGTTTCCCCTCGCGTGTGCGCACTACGGCGCCGTGGTGACGGGGAGCGACATCGATGGGCGCAGCATCCGCGGGCTAGGCGGGAGCGCGCGACGCGGACAGACAGGGAAGAAGAACGTCGCGATGAACTTTGCACACTATCGACTCAGCGGGGCCTACCTGGGCGGATTCGTCTCCGACCTCACCAACACGCCGCTGCGTCTCGGCAGCACCACGACGCCCTACCTCGACGGCATCGTCTGCGACCCGCCGTACGGGATCCGCGAGGGCCTCAAGGTGCTGGGGTCGCGCGAGACGCTCCTCGAGCACGAGAAACAAAGCCACGCAGACCAGTACAAGATCGAGGGCTACATCCCACCGAAGCGACCGTACTCCTTCACCGCGCTGCTCGACGACATCCTCGCCTTCGCCGCCTGCACCCTGGTCCCCGACGCCCGCCTCTCCCTCTGGATGCCGACCGCAAACGACGAAGACGTCGAGCTCCTCATCCCCGCACACCCGTGTCTGGAACTGCACTCCGTCTGCGTGCAGGCCTTCAACAAGTGGAGTCGCCGCCTGCTGACCTACCGCCGGCGCCAGGCGAGCGAGATTCCCGCGCACGAGCAAGTAGCGGCTGCGCGCGAGTACGAAAAGGGGACGCGCGCGAGCGACTTGAATGCGTTTCGGAGAAAGTACTTTCAGGGCTTTCGCGAGTTTGAGGATATGAAGAAGGAGTTTGTTAGGATGAAGGCTGGAGGTGGTGGGGGGACGAAGACAGAGGCGAAGACAGAGGTGAAGACAGAGGCGAAGACAGAGGCGAAGACATCAACAGAAGTGGAGGCCAAAGTAGAGATAGACGCCGACGTGGAAGTAGAGCCGAAGCCGAAGCCGAAGCCGTGA
- a CDS encoding Rhomboid protease, giving the protein MSLLRPSCAAGRRLCAWPSRTEATTTPSLSPILALLRPPAASRPPGRGLSHAPRLAAPVVDPPPSPAAGKQQQQQQQQAQKQAARTVRIGPLPGGRASDDVIRRIFGRRLSPAEGNNVLRILHHRRTAGSLADYGVDQLGSQYAHVDRALALRGLNWLRDRYPVDEAVAAEQWAEREANRIAYELWLADPETESKYKHPARAFREQMQREEAERQQHARDDQKIGILHVGRSQFERNIEEKRHARLAEATRNAELKEQRERDMDAQLATGEWVKTPSGKQLMKPHQTTYVDVFGNEQVSRRSEERAKYEQRAVSGFKDPEEMLSKTTLSQRLYPMTAFVLFVSLLSWAFAHYYTPPAPEYRLFPDLSPTTATMAALLGANLVVAIAWRIMPLWPLMTRYFMHVPGYPRAAQSVLNVFSHVQYEHLLANMMMLCLVGPVCLDLVGRGIFMGTYISAGAVGTLASLYWANLGRGSITAHSVGASAAIWGIAALYCLLTDAETIQIPFVKDLQVSFWPKMLFAAFVALEIHNALRGKRATMDHASHFGGMLVGIGTAGYLRYTGFPHTIRSAQTGVAQEEKTVDVGARASEAVGEVKDGVKRIVK; this is encoded by the exons ATGTCTCTCCTGCGGCCCTCGTGCGCTGCTGGGCGACGCCTGTGTGCGTGGCCATCGCGCACCGAGGCCACGACGACGCCGTCCCTGTCCCCGATCCTCGCCCTGCTGCGACCACCCGCGGCCTCTCGCCCGCCCGGCCGCGGCTTGTCGCACGCCCCGCGCCTCGCTGCCCCCGTCGTCGACCCGCCGCCCAGCCCAGCGGCCgggaagcagcagcagcagcagcagcagcaggcccAGAAGCAGGCCGCGCGCACCGTGCGGATAGGCCCGCTGCCAGGGGGACGTGCCAGCGACGACGTGATCCGGCGCATCTTCGGGCGCAGACTGTCGCCGGCCGAGGGCAACAATGTGCTGCGCATCCTGCACCACCGCCGCACCGCCGGCTCGCTGGCCGACTACGGGGTCGACCAGCTGGGCAGCCAGTACGCCCACGTCGACCGCGCCCTGGCCCTCCGCGGGCTCAACTGGCTGCGCGACCGGTACCCCGTCGACGAGGCCGTCGCCGCCGAGCAGTGGGCTGAGCGCGAGGCCAACCGCATCGCCTACGAGCTGTGGCTCGCCGACCCGGAGACCGAGTCCAAGTACAAGCACCCCGCCCGCGCCTTCCGCGAGCAGATGCAGAGGGAGGAGGCCGAGCGCCAGCAGCACGCCCGCGACGACCAGAAGATCGGCATCCTGCACGTCGGCCGGAGCCAGTTCGAGCGCAACATCGAGGAGAAGCGCCACGCCCGCCTCGCCGAGGCCACGCGCAACGCCGAGCTCAAGGAGCAGCGCGAGAGGGACATGGACGCCCAGCTGGCCACGGGCGAGTGGGTCAAGACGCCCAGCGGCAAGCAGCTCATGAAGCCCCACCAGACCACCTACGTCGACGTCTTTGGCAACGAGCAGGTCAGCCGCCGCAGCGAGGAGCGCGCAAAGTACGAGCAGCGCGCCGTCTCGGGCTTCAAGGACCCGGAGGAGATGCTGTCCAAGACGACGCTG TCCCAACGCCTCTACCCCATGACCGCCTTTGTCCTCTTCGTCTCGCTCCTCAGCTGGGCGTTCGCCCACTACTACACCCCTCCCGCGCCCGAGTACCGCCTCTTCCCCGACCTGTCtcccaccaccgccaccatgGCCGCGCTCCTGGGCGCCAACCTCGTCGTCGCCATCGCCTGGCGCATCATGCCGCTGTGGCCCCTCATGACGCGCTACTTCATGCACGTCCCCGGCTACCCACGCGCCGCCCAGAGCGTCCTCAACGTCTTCTCCCACGTCCAGTACGAGCACCTGCTCGCCAACATGATGATGCTCTGTCTCGTCGGGCCCGTATGTCTCGACCTCGTCGGCCGCGGCATCTTCATGGGCACCTACATCAGCGCCGGCGCCGTCGGCACCCTCGCCTCGCTCTACTGGGCCAACCTGGGCCGCGGCAGCATCACCGCCCACTCCGTCGGCGCATCCGCCGCCATCTGGGGCATCGCCGCCCTCTACTGCCTCCTCACTGACGCCGAAACCATCCAGATCCCCTTTGTCAAAGACCTGCAAGTCAGCTTCTGGCCCAAGATGCTCTTCGCTGCCTTTGTCGCCCTCGAGATCCACAATGCCCTCAGGGGGAAGCGCGCCACCATGGACCACGCGAGTCACTTTGGCGGCATGCTCGTTGGAATCGGCACAGCCGGCTATCTGAGGTACACTGGCTTTCCGCATACCATTCGCAGTGCGCAGACTGGGGTTGCACAGGAGGAGAAGACGGTTGACGTTGGGGCCCGCGCCAGTGAAGCTGTTGGGGAGGTCAAGGATGGCGTCAAGAGGATTGTGAAGTAG
- a CDS encoding Obg-like ATPase encodes MPPKKAVKEEKLLLGRPGNSLKSGIVGLANVGKSTLFQAITRCSLGNPANFPYATIDPEEARVIVPDDRFDDLCKMYNPKSRVPADLTVYDIAGLTRGASTGAGLGNAFLSHIRAVDAIFQVVRCFDDAEIIHVEGDVDPIRDLDIISEELRLKDIEFVEKALEKLVKETRRGGQSLEMKKLKEEQATVEKILAMLKDGKDVRKGDWGPKEVEVINPLFLLSAKPVVYLVNLSEKDYIRQKNKHLPKIAEWVKTNATGDPVIPISVQFEERLAAMSDAEAAEECKTLGTKSALPKVILTMRKALNLGSFFTTGADEVRQWTLRNGTKAPKAAGVIHGDFEKTFIQAIVYNYSVLKEEGDEASVKAKGKIMTKGKDYVVEDGDIVLFKAGAAKS; translated from the exons atgCCCCCCAAGAAGGCCGTCAAGGAGGAGAAGCTCCTGCTCGGCAGGCCTGGCAACAGTCTGAAGAGCGGTATC GTCGGCCTTGCCAACGTTGGTAAATCCACGCTCTTCCAGGCCATTACCAGGTGCTCGCTCGGCAACCCCGCCAACTTCCCCTATGCCACCATCGACCCTGAGGAGGCGCGCGTCATCGTCCCCGATGACCGCTTCGATGACCTCTGCAAGATGTACAACCCCAAGTCGAGGGTTCCCGCCGACCTGACCGTCTACGACATCGCCGGTCTGACGCGCGGTGCCTCGACCGGTGCTGGTCTGGGCAACGCCTTCTTGTCGCACATTCGCGCCGTCGATGCCATCTTCCAGGTCGTGCGATGCTTCGACGATGCTGAGATTATCCACGTCGAGGGCGACGTTGACCCCATCCGTGACTTGGACATCATCAGCGAGGAGCTTCGTCTCAAGGACATTGAGTTCGTCGAGAAGGCTCTTGAGAAGCTCGTCAAGGAGACAAGACGTGGTGGTCAGTCTCTGGAGATGAAGAAGCTCAAGGAGGAGCAGGCTACCGTGGAGAAGATTCTCGCCATGCTGAAGGACGGCAAGGACGTCCGCAAGGGCGACTGGGGCCCAAAGGAG GTCGAGGTCATCAACCctctcttccttctctcGGCCAAGCCTGTCGTCTACCTCGTCAACTTGAGCGAGAAGGACTACATCCGCCAGAAGAACAAGCACCTGCCCAAGATTGCCGAGTGGGTCAAGACCAACGCCACTGGCGACCCAGTCATCCCCATCTCTGTGCAGTTCGAGGAGCGTCTGGCTGCCATGTCTGACGCCGAGGCCGCTGAGGAGTGCAAGACCCTTGGCACCAAGTCTGCGCTTCCCAAGGTCATCCTTACCATGCGCAAGGCCCTCAACCTTGGCAGCTTCTTCACAACCGGTGCCGATGAGGTCAGGCAATGGACATTGCGCAACGGCACCAAGGCACCCAAGGCAGCCGGTGTCATTCACGGCGATTTCGAGAAGACCTTCATCCAGGCTATCGTCTACAACTACAGCGTCCTCAAGGAGGAGGGTGACGAAGCCAGTGTCAAGGCCAAGGGCAAGATCATGACCAAGGGCAAGGACTACGTCGTCGAGGACGGTGACATTGTGCTCTTCAAGGCTGGCGCTGCCAAGTCGTAG
- a CDS encoding Mediator of RNA polymerase II transcription subunit 16, with protein MDPNYSMDVDDLFGDSEHVNLQNITAVPPVKGLARRVDELGTNGCCQKVAWSKNGCVAYITPDGAAVHLAVFSRDIETGKWDLGKDVALEVPHGREPYPFVHLSWSHLGNDIAVVDAAGRLLNFSCAMALDRMQYTKAELAHPETEADGVVGLHWLAIYPYEQKNQIVWSAEREGEMWKWNIRSHVFHDAHHPIPSKASLIYLKRHGELNLRFQQNDNAWQETSIQLGPMISTQEPFTHAAFASNNDESLLMAAYDAKQRLYLYQIETTWQVPQEKHSQNAGHFDKPGLQVSLVAIEENCGPANTIASELESDTEPRGTAPAQLTQLNFLPVTPDLGDGSLPTIQAVYCRPPNLISMDHLQAQETPHSVLVKWEVHQLQQNQLHPSLDQVTSKKKTIGSVTARTVFQLKRATDFPMHAVVVACIPVWYNMLLAFCYSDGTIEFRRRSTMEMLVNDGNTDTVTSLFQAGFAFPHGEPSLHLALSPNYCMSVCMQQDGSIKLRSLEYQRGTLSIDDEDPRNSAALAALILQSASSANQYFSSDDIFSIMGPLSDKRKRDFTNLLFEGLQVNIDCGIDDMNGNYLMLLGRSPFFVKTLSAMHLLGLKSPVDRSLSSKMAWIILNIKYVTQILTSITRMHGPLEKAVLRPEVVPQFIGICRWIMHFMAYMVDELFSLGRAVEALGPCDLTASKLEQVFAQTNKPAVLLLLSAFPRAMMKLWPQPLHWVKRSADNFTNPNAPTPSPEVRKLYAPLQAAVSELPFDWRWFERLVADTHEQSRGAFKSHGLGDAARNALERDLLLGNLHPVYLPLARRLVTEQLWNSDIAGGCLADRLDAGRLMFFDTTWLGLQESKRAHEWHATHVVDVCQKMIIRGVGTQEHPVTSSTQTGRSRSDSLQSARGDGGVDAEGRRKKQLRRCVRCGSYMEDVTIHQVGYTPHHANWLMSIAKHCVCGNSWMLAPEKKRAR; from the exons ATGGACCCCAACTACAGCATGGACGTGGACGACCTTTTCGGCGACTCGGAACATGTCAATCTCCAGAACATCACCGCAGTACCGCCTGTGAAGGGACTCGCCAGGAGGGTCGATGAGCTCGGCACAAATGGTTGTTGTCA GAAGGTTGCATGGTCTAAGAATGGATGCGTGGCCTACATCACCCCAGATGGTGCTGCAGTTCACCTCGCAGTCTTCTCTCGAGACATCGAGACCGGAAAATGGGACCTTGGAAAAGACGTCGCCCTAGAGGTTCCGCACGGCCGCGAACCCTATCCGTTTGTTCATTTGTCCTGGAGTCACCTCGGAAATGATATTGCAGTCGTCGATGCTGCAGGTCGCCTACTGAACTTCTCGTGCGCCATGGCGCTGGATAGGATGCAGTACACCAAGGCCGAGCTAGCACATCCCGAGACCGAAGCAGATGGCGTCGTGGGCTTACATTGGCTAGCGATATACCCGTATGAGCAGAAG AATCAGATTGTGTGGTCGGCCGAAAGAGAAGGGGAAATGTGGAAGTGGAACATCCGCTCACATGTGTTCCACGACGCGCACCACCCCATCCCTAGCAAGGCTTCTCTGATCTACTTGAAGAGGCATGGCGAGCTGAATTTGCGATTCCAACAAAACGACAACGCCTGGCAGGAGACATCCATCCAGCTGGGTCCCATGATCTCCACACAGGAGCCTTTCACACACGCCGCTTTCGCATCCAACAATG ATGAAAGCTTGTTGATGGCAGCATACGACGCCAAGCAGCGGTTGTACTTGTATCAAATAGAGACTACCTGGCAGGTGCCACAAGAAAAGCACAGCCAGAACGCGGGACACTTTGACAAACCTGGTCTCCAGGTATCACTGGTTGCAATCGAAGAGAACTGCGGCCCTGCGAACACGATTGCGAGTGAGCTCGAGAGCGACACCGAGCCGAGAGGTACTGCTCCAGCGCAACTCACACAGCTCAACTTCCTGCCAGTCACACCCGATCTGGGCGATGGCTCGTTGCCTACGATCCAGGCCGTCTACTGTAGACCGCCGAACCTGATTTCGATGGATCATCTCCAGGCACAGGAAACCCCACACAGCGTACTAGTCAAATGGGAGGTGCATCAGTTGCAGCAAAACCAGCTACATCCGAGCCTCGACCAGGTCAcctcgaagaagaagacgattGGCTCTGTCACAGCACGTACTGTCTTCCAACTTAAGCGCGCCACAGACTTTCCCATGCATGCCGTTGTTGTGGCTTGCATCCCAGTCTGGTACAACATGCTCCTGGCCTTCTGCTACAGCGATGGCACAATCGAGTTTAGAAGGCGGTCGACGATGGAGATGCTCGTGAATGACGGCAACACAGATACCGTAACGTCTCTGTTCCAAGCCGGCTTTGCCTTCCCACACGGAGAACCATCTCTACACCTGGCCCTGTCACCGAATTATTGCATGTCGGTATGCATGCAACAAGACGGAAGTATCAAGCTTCGCTCCCTAGAGTACCAACGCGGCACTCTCTCCATCGACGACGAAGACCCCCGCAACTCTGCCGCCCTCGCTGCCCTCATTCTCCAATCCGCGTCCTCGGCCAACCAGTACTTCTCCAGCGACGACATATTCAGCATCATGGGTCCGCTGTCCGATAAGCGCAAACGCGACTTCACGAACCTCCTCTTCGAAGGCCTGCAGGTGAACATCGACTGCGGCATCGACGACATGAACGGCAACTACCTCATGCTGCTTGGCCGTTCGCCTTTCTTCGTGAAGACGCTGTCCGCGATGCACCTCCTCGGCCTCAAGTCGCCCGTCGACCGCTCCCTCAGCAGCAAGATGGCCTGGATCATCCTCAACATCAAATACGTGACCCAGATCCTGACCAGCATAACGCGCATGCACGGGCCGCTCGAGAAAGCCGTGTTGCGCCCGGAAGTCGTACCGCAGTTCATCGGCATCTGCAGATGGATCATGCACTTCATGGCGTACATGGTCGACGAGCTCTTCTCTCTCGGCCGCGCCGTCGAGGCCCTCGGCCCATGCGACCTCACAGCGTCCAAACTGGAGCAAGTCTTCGCCCAGACCAACAAACCGGccgtcctcctcctcctctccgCTTTCCCGCGCGCCATGATGAAACTCTGGCCCCAGCCTCTCCACTGGGTGAAGCGCAGCGCCGACAACTTCACCAACCCCAACGCGCCCACGCCGTCCCCAGAGGTGCGCAAACTCTACGCCCCGCTGCAGGCCGCCGTGTCCGAGCTGCCCTTCGACTGGCGCTGGTTCGAGCGGCTCGTCGCCGACACACACGAGCAGTCGCGCGGCGCATTCAAATCCCACGGCCTGGGCGACGCCGCCCGCAACGCGCTGGAGCGCGACTTGCTGCTGGGAAACCTGCACCCGGTCTACCTCCCGCTTGCGCGCCGCCTCGTCACCGAGCAGCTGTGGAACAGCGACATCGCGGGCGGCTGTCTGGCGGACCGACTGGACGCGGGACGCCTCATGTTCTTCGACACCACCTGGCTCGGGCTGCAGGAAAGCAAGAGGGCCCACGAGTGGCATGCTACCCATGTCGTCGACGTGTGTCAGAAGATGATCATTCGTGGCGTCGGCACCCAGGAACATCCCGTCACCAGCAGTACGCAGACGGGCAGGAGCAGAAGTGACAGCCTGCAGAGCGCGAGGGGGGATGGCGGCGTCGATGCCGAGGGGAGGCGGAAGAAGCAGCTCAGAAGGTGTGTGCGCTGTGGCAGCTACATGGAGGATGTCACGATCCACCAGGTGGGCTACACGCCGCACCACGCGAATTGGTTGATGAGTATCGCGAAGCACTGTGTTTGTGGCAACAGCTGGATGTTGGCTCCGGAGAAGAAAAGGGCGCGCTGA